A part of Biomphalaria glabrata chromosome 3, xgBioGlab47.1, whole genome shotgun sequence genomic DNA contains:
- the LOC106055476 gene encoding U11/U12 small nuclear ribonucleoprotein 48 kDa protein-like gives MEEKISSELLNERRQYVESALSFLEAERKKVNDVLEKLGLSSEELLKTEKKQVCPYDNNHIMPEKALKKHIEKCKLLTAGHQKDELPSLLQDLDSFYSNANSILKIVIDENLLNKIIWDHSIATGQVYTGHRKMPISHIDENIVLTQEDRLALYQYVVRGSHEAGKVIPVDRNDDLLTTDWGSLVKKGLLDEQNNKQYSSKLEQLAALRDLKRRRQSYRAKNVHITKKSYTEIIREVIYNQMEILAPEERHKDVNSTGGKEEDEQSEYNANKVAYPDKERRRESPKRGSNDSWRARDVERNRSRERSIEKRRSRNYYVRGRDRSRERKRSKERDRSWDRSKGRDRSRERRRSKEKSRHRDRSRERFTGDKRHVITNEDEKNNDRDPPQSSSLHGDTNNIDATPNALTEVGLNLFQEIKTEALDIDTPILPSSEILANVLDKEPKASSSDSDTSYRHKSKHKKHKHKKHSRSKKHKSKD, from the exons acTGAGAAGAAGCAAGTTTGTCCTTATGATAATAATCATATAATGCCTGAGAAAGCCTTGAAGAAACATATTGAAAAATGTAAGCTATTGACAGCAGGACATCAGAAAGATGAATTG CCATCACTTCTTCAGGATCTAGACTCATTTTATTCCAATGCAAACTCAATACTTAAAATTGTAATAG ATGAAAAtttattgaacaaaattatttgGGACCATAGCATTGCTACTGGCCAAG TGTACACTGGTCATCGCAAGATGCCTATCAGTCACATAGATGAAAATATTGTGCTGACTCAGGAAGATAGATTGGCTCTTTATCAATATGTAGTACGAGGTTCTCATGAAGCTGGCAAAGTTATTCCAGTTGACCGCAATGATGACTTGCTGACCACTGATTGGGGTAGCCTTGTTAAAAAAG GTTTACTGGATGAGCAGAATAACAAGCAGTATTCTTCTAAACTTGAACAGCTAGCAGCTCTCAGGGACTTGAAGAGAAGACGTCAGAGTTACAGAGCTAAGAATGTGCATATTACTAAAAAGTCTTATACTGAG ATCATTCGAGAAGTTATATACAATCAGATGGAAATTTTGGCACCAGAGGAGAGACACAAAGATGTTAACTCTACAGGTGGAAAGGAAGAGGATGAACAATCTGAATACAATGCTAACAAAGTTGCATATCcagataaagaaagaagaagagagagtcCTAAGCGAGGATCTAATGATTCCTGGAGGGCAAGAGACGTAGAGAGAAATAGGTCAAGAGAAAGGTCAATTGAAAAaagaagatccagaaattattaTGTTAGAGGAAGGGATAGatctagagaaagaaaaagatcaaAAGAAAGAGATAGGTCATGGGACAGATCCAAAGGTAGAGACAGGTCAAGAGAGAGGAGAAGATCAAAGGAAAAGTCAAGACATAGAGACAGGTCAAGAGAAAGATTCACTGGAGATAAGAGACATGTAATTACGAATGAGgatgaaaaaaacaatgatAGAGATCCCCCTCAAAGCTCATCTTTGCATGGTGATACAAACAACATAGATGCCACGCCCAATGCTTTAACAGAAGTAGGCTTGAATTTATTTCAAGAAATCAAAACAGAAGCATTAGACATTGATACACCCATCTTGCCTTCTAGTGAGATCTTGGCCAATGTCTTGGATAAAGAACCCAAAGCTAGTTCCTCTGATAGTGACACTAGCTATAGACACaaatcaaaacataaaaaacataAGCATAAAAAGCATAGTAGAAGTAAAAAGCATAAAAGCAAAGACTGA